From a single bacterium genomic region:
- a CDS encoding acyltransferase codes for MSEASDYFVHPTAVVDDGASVGAGTRIWHFCHVMGTAVVGERCVLGQNVFVGANVTIGDNVHVQNNVSVYEGVTLEDDVFCGPSMVFTNVRDPRSAFPRGSSADYEKTLVRRGATLGANCTIVCGATVGEHAFVAAGAVVTKDVPAYAVVGGVPARLLAYACACGERLGMLVPGDRRACGRCGREYACGPGGLRAAS; via the coding sequence ATGAGCGAAGCGAGCGATTATTTCGTGCATCCCACGGCCGTCGTCGACGACGGCGCGTCGGTGGGCGCCGGCACCAGGATATGGCACTTCTGCCACGTTATGGGCACGGCCGTCGTCGGCGAGCGCTGCGTCCTGGGGCAGAACGTCTTCGTGGGCGCCAACGTCACCATAGGCGATAACGTCCACGTCCAGAACAACGTCAGCGTCTACGAGGGCGTGACGTTGGAGGACGACGTCTTCTGCGGGCCGTCGATGGTCTTCACGAACGTACGGGACCCCCGGTCGGCGTTCCCGCGGGGCTCGAGCGCGGATTACGAGAAGACGCTGGTGCGGCGGGGCGCCACGCTCGGCGCGAACTGCACTATTGTATGCGGCGCGACGGTGGGCGAGCACGCGTTCGTGGCCGCCGGCGCCGTCGTGACGAAGGACGTGCCGGCGTACGCGGTGGTGGGCGGCGTTCCGGCGCGCCTTTTGGCGTACGCGTGCGCGTGCGGCGAGCGGCTCGGGATGCTGGTCCCCGGCGACCGGCGGGCGTGCGGCCGCTGCGGCCGGGAGTACGCGTGCGGCCCGGGCGGTTTGCGGGCCGCTTCTTAA